From a region of the Paenibacillus sp. R14(2021) genome:
- a CDS encoding YdeI family protein, with protein sequence MTTSNTNHKVDVFISMADKWQEEYEKLRAIVLDCGLTEEFKWMHPCYTLNNKNIVLIHGFKEYCALLFHKGALLLDAHGILVQQTENVQAARQIRFRHVQEIVEMEAILKAYIQEAIAVEKTGLEVNFKKTTEFAIPEEFQTKCDEIPGLQSAFEALTPGRQRAYMLYFSAAKQSKTRVARIEKYTQHILEGKGLDD encoded by the coding sequence ATGACAACAAGTAACACGAATCACAAAGTTGATGTGTTTATTAGCATGGCTGACAAATGGCAGGAAGAATATGAGAAGCTACGAGCGATTGTCCTTGACTGCGGATTGACCGAAGAATTTAAGTGGATGCATCCTTGTTACACGCTAAATAATAAAAACATCGTCTTAATCCATGGGTTTAAAGAATACTGCGCGCTATTGTTCCACAAAGGTGCCTTGCTGCTTGATGCGCACGGTATTCTCGTTCAACAAACCGAGAATGTACAGGCGGCGCGCCAGATCCGCTTTAGGCATGTTCAAGAAATCGTTGAGATGGAAGCGATCCTGAAAGCCTATATTCAAGAAGCCATTGCCGTTGAAAAAACCGGGTTGGAAGTGAATTTCAAGAAAACGACAGAATTTGCAATTCCGGAAGAATTTCAGACGAAATGCGATGAAATCCCTGGACTGCAATCGGCTTTTGAAGCATTAACGCCGGGACGGCAGCGAGCCTACATGCTTTACTTTTCGGCGGCCAAACAATCCAAAACGCGAGTAGCAAGGATTGAAAAATATACGCAGCACATTCTCGAGGGCAAGGGATTGGATGATTGA
- a CDS encoding endospore germination permease: MNGKITSFQLSMLLITFIGVSNHVILIPILLDTSNRDAWVSVLFAIVPSLMLGLLYGYMYKHIPASLSTWAYEKTNPLIGFIFSLLFSVYFLTQASISLRDTIVWSNTTYLTYTPTWVVGLCLIGACYFTARKGLAAIAITNGILLPWIVVFGLYVLTVNFQFKDYSYLFPVFKNSALSITQGAWYTTSGITEIFLVFFLKDDVRGKLSRKYMILVVFILIELMFEPLAGIMAMFGPFEAAMLRYPTYEQWRMASIGSMLSQTDFLSIYQWLAGAFIRISLAIYIIQTLWVKKWRHPEILLLLITLLLFVINQFKLSDVTFHNHVKTYYMVSSLFCGGVSVVILIGIWAGKNKKAVKRNG, translated from the coding sequence ATGAACGGTAAAATCACCTCCTTCCAATTATCTATGCTGCTGATTACATTTATCGGAGTCTCCAACCATGTAATCTTGATACCCATCTTGCTAGATACCTCGAATCGCGATGCCTGGGTGTCCGTCTTGTTCGCCATCGTCCCTTCCTTAATGCTCGGCCTGCTGTATGGCTATATGTACAAACATATTCCTGCTTCGCTGTCCACTTGGGCGTATGAGAAAACCAATCCACTAATTGGGTTTATTTTTTCACTTCTATTCTCCGTATACTTCTTAACCCAGGCGAGCATCAGCTTACGGGATACAATCGTTTGGTCCAATACGACCTATTTGACTTATACCCCGACATGGGTTGTCGGCCTCTGCCTCATCGGCGCCTGTTATTTCACGGCAAGAAAGGGATTGGCCGCCATTGCGATCACCAATGGCATTCTTCTCCCCTGGATCGTGGTCTTCGGCTTATACGTCCTGACGGTAAATTTTCAATTCAAAGATTACAGCTACCTGTTTCCCGTATTTAAAAATTCGGCGCTATCGATCACGCAAGGCGCTTGGTACACGACATCGGGTATTACGGAGATCTTTCTCGTGTTCTTCCTGAAGGACGATGTCAGGGGAAAGCTGTCTCGCAAATACATGATTCTGGTTGTATTCATATTGATTGAGCTAATGTTCGAGCCATTGGCAGGCATTATGGCCATGTTCGGTCCGTTCGAAGCCGCGATGCTGCGGTACCCGACCTACGAACAGTGGCGCATGGCATCCATTGGAAGCATGCTCAGTCAAACCGACTTCTTGTCCATTTATCAATGGTTAGCCGGTGCTTTTATACGTATATCGCTTGCGATCTATATCATTCAGACACTATGGGTGAAGAAATGGCGGCATCCCGAAATACTGCTTCTCCTGATTACCCTGCTCCTCTTTGTCATCAATCAATTCAAGCTATCGGATGTCACCTTCCATAATCATGTGAAAACCTACTATATGGTTTCCAGTCTGTTTTGCGGCGGTGTTAGTGTCGTGATCTTAATAGGTATCTGGGCGGGTAAGAACAAGAAGGCGGTGAAGCGGAATGGCTAA
- a CDS encoding sialate O-acetylesterase: MNQIGAIIQKGPQHWAIIQQENGVGSITLSGIWVIPEEEQASSVQVYTRIVGEEDAREVASWQPAAMLAEQAWKITLNAIPQGGLYRLETCLQLDDNPALEWAVRGDMIHHIGVGDLWVIAGQSNAAGYGKGPFQDAPQPGIHLLRNNGQWDLATHPFNESTASIHFENRERANPGHSPFLAFGKLLQKEVGIPIGLLQTALGGSPLKAWNPDEDGVLHRNMMKTIQSAGGKVRGILWYQGCSDCSPADSASYLKRFGHTVQHWRRELKDASLPVLTVQLNRCTDSASAEADQSWGRVREAQRQAALTIPNVYVIPALDCPLSDGIHNSPAGNMIIGERMGKVALAHIYGCAVLHTEAPCLTSAAFTEKGGIGICLQFANVSGYLLAIGPVSQVFSAQDIHGEIGISSWQITARGEITLNLARAAEGETVVHGAYQMNPSSFLPLDSGTYMPILAFYGQKVT, from the coding sequence GTGAATCAGATCGGAGCTATCATTCAAAAAGGACCCCAGCACTGGGCGATTATTCAGCAAGAGAATGGGGTGGGAAGCATCACGTTGTCCGGGATCTGGGTCATTCCGGAGGAGGAGCAAGCGAGCAGCGTACAAGTATATACCCGAATAGTCGGCGAAGAGGATGCAAGAGAAGTTGCATCTTGGCAGCCCGCTGCTATGTTAGCAGAGCAAGCCTGGAAAATCACCTTGAATGCGATTCCTCAGGGAGGATTATATCGTCTGGAAACGTGTTTGCAGCTTGACGATAATCCAGCCTTAGAATGGGCGGTTCGCGGCGATATGATTCATCACATCGGCGTAGGCGATCTATGGGTCATAGCCGGACAGAGCAATGCTGCGGGCTACGGTAAAGGTCCATTCCAAGACGCGCCTCAGCCGGGGATCCATCTGCTCCGCAACAACGGTCAATGGGATTTGGCTACGCATCCTTTTAATGAATCAACGGCTTCCATTCATTTCGAGAATCGGGAACGAGCTAATCCCGGCCATTCTCCCTTTCTTGCATTTGGCAAACTGCTGCAAAAAGAGGTTGGCATTCCTATTGGTTTGCTGCAAACAGCACTTGGCGGTTCCCCGTTAAAAGCCTGGAATCCAGACGAAGATGGCGTTCTGCATCGCAATATGATGAAGACGATTCAATCGGCCGGCGGCAAGGTTCGGGGGATACTCTGGTATCAAGGCTGTTCAGACTGTTCGCCTGCGGACTCAGCCAGCTACCTGAAACGATTCGGACATACCGTGCAGCATTGGCGGCGTGAATTGAAGGATGCAAGTTTACCGGTCTTGACGGTTCAGCTTAACCGCTGCACGGATTCAGCATCGGCTGAAGCCGATCAATCCTGGGGGCGCGTGCGTGAAGCACAACGTCAAGCAGCGTTAACGATCCCGAACGTTTATGTCATTCCGGCATTAGATTGCCCGTTATCGGATGGTATACATAACAGCCCTGCGGGAAATATGATCATTGGCGAAAGAATGGGCAAAGTTGCGTTAGCACATATTTATGGGTGTGCAGTGCTGCATACGGAAGCCCCTTGCCTCACTTCTGCCGCATTCACGGAAAAGGGTGGGATTGGCATTTGTCTGCAATTTGCTAACGTATCCGGTTACCTGCTGGCGATCGGACCTGTCTCACAGGTATTCTCGGCCCAGGATATCCATGGCGAAATCGGAATTAGCAGCTGGCAAATAACCGCACGCGGCGAAATAACGCTGAACCTAGCTCGTGCTGCAGAGGGTGAAACCGTTGTGCACGGGGCATACCAGATGAATCCTTCAAGCTTCTTGCCCCTGGATTCGGGCACGTATATGCCAATTCTAGCTTTTTATGGCCAGAAGGTTACGTGA
- a CDS encoding iron chaperone: protein MEVFAAYLASIDNPQHRARTEEVLTWVAENYPDLTPIISWNQPMFTDHGTYIIGFSAAKQHLAVAPERAGMIHFSDEIVQAGYDHSSQLVRMPWKSPIDYALLERMIEFNRLDKADCTTFWRK, encoded by the coding sequence ATGGAAGTGTTTGCAGCCTATTTGGCAAGCATAGATAACCCCCAGCATCGGGCTCGAACGGAGGAAGTTTTAACTTGGGTTGCTGAGAATTATCCTGACTTAACGCCTATCATTTCGTGGAATCAACCTATGTTTACGGATCACGGTACATATATCATTGGATTTAGCGCTGCCAAGCAGCATTTGGCTGTTGCCCCCGAAAGAGCGGGAATGATTCATTTTTCGGATGAAATTGTACAGGCAGGCTACGATCACAGCAGCCAATTGGTACGTATGCCGTGGAAGAGTCCGATCGATTACGCCTTACTTGAGCGCATGATCGAGTTTAATAGATTGGATA